GGCACATTTCCTGTTTCCTATCTGTTTATTGTGTTTTCACACTTCTGATTTGCAATTCCGCAAGAAGTTTTGCAAGCTGACTGGCAAGACGTCTGGCATGCTCCACATCCACCGTGTTTTGCGGTATCCTTCAGATTACGAGTGCTCAGTGTTACGATTCTTTTCATAACGTGAAACCCCTTTTGACAGTATTTTTTAGA
The DNA window shown above is from Neobacillus sp. WH10 and carries:
- the scfA gene encoding six-cysteine ranthipeptide SCIFF; translated protein: MKRIVTLSTRNLKDTAKHGGCGACQTSCQSACKTSCGIANQKCENTINR